From a single Streptomyces sp. NBC_01264 genomic region:
- a CDS encoding cation diffusion facilitator family transporter, with translation MSASGGTKAIVAALAANLAIAVAKFVAFVFSGSSSMLAESVHSLADSGNQGLLLLGGKKAQREATPEHPFGYGRERYIYAFLVSIVLFTVGGMFAIYEGYEKIHDPHEITHWYWPVGVLLFAIVAESFSFRTAIKESNEIRGSLTWGQFIKRAKAPELPVVLLEDLGALIGLVLALAGVGIALLTGNGVWDGIGTLCIGVLLIVIAIVLAAETKSLLLGEAAGTEDVAKIKAAVVDGDVVTGVIHMRTLHLGPEELLVAAKIAVQSDDTATEVANAINAAEARIRAAVPIARVIYLEPDIYNAEAAAKGTNPGV, from the coding sequence ATGAGCGCGTCGGGCGGTACCAAGGCGATCGTGGCGGCACTCGCCGCCAATCTGGCCATCGCGGTAGCCAAGTTCGTGGCCTTCGTCTTCAGCGGCTCGTCCTCGATGCTCGCGGAAAGCGTCCACTCGCTGGCGGACTCCGGAAACCAGGGCCTGCTCCTGCTGGGCGGCAAGAAGGCCCAGCGCGAGGCGACTCCGGAACACCCCTTCGGATACGGGCGCGAGCGCTACATCTACGCCTTCCTCGTCTCCATCGTGCTGTTCACCGTCGGTGGCATGTTCGCCATCTACGAGGGCTACGAGAAGATCCACGACCCGCACGAGATCACCCACTGGTACTGGCCGGTCGGCGTCCTGCTCTTCGCGATCGTCGCGGAGTCCTTCTCCTTCCGCACCGCGATCAAGGAGTCGAACGAGATCCGCGGCAGCCTCACCTGGGGCCAGTTCATCAAGCGCGCCAAGGCCCCCGAGCTCCCCGTGGTCCTCCTCGAAGACCTCGGCGCCCTCATCGGCCTCGTCCTCGCCCTCGCGGGCGTCGGCATCGCCCTACTGACCGGCAACGGCGTCTGGGACGGCATCGGCACCCTGTGCATCGGCGTCCTGCTGATCGTCATCGCCATCGTGCTCGCCGCCGAGACCAAGTCCCTGCTGCTCGGCGAGGCCGCCGGCACCGAGGACGTGGCGAAGATCAAGGCGGCCGTCGTCGACGGCGACGTGGTCACCGGCGTCATCCACATGCGCACCCTGCACCTGGGCCCCGAGGAGCTCCTGGTCGCCGCGAAGATCGCCGTCCAGAGCGACGACACCGCGACGGAGGTGGCCAACGCCATCAACGCCGCCGAGGCCCGCATCCGCGCGGCGGTCCCGATCGCCCGCGTGATCTACCTGGAGCCCGACATCTACAACGCCGAGGCCGCGGCCAAGGGCACCAACCCGGGCGTCTGA
- a CDS encoding DUF3499 domain-containing protein, protein MSLVRRCSRTACGRPAVATLTYVYADSTAVLGPLATYAEPHCYDLCAEHSERLTAPRGWDVVRLTDGSAPSRPTGDDLEALANAVREAARPPERAAGAGGAGQGGPTTGETRRGHLRVLRSPDS, encoded by the coding sequence GTGAGCCTTGTACGTCGCTGTTCGCGCACCGCGTGCGGCCGCCCTGCCGTCGCGACTCTGACGTACGTCTACGCCGATTCGACCGCAGTTCTCGGCCCGCTCGCCACCTACGCCGAACCCCACTGCTACGACCTCTGCGCCGAGCACTCGGAGCGCCTGACGGCCCCGCGCGGCTGGGACGTCGTACGCCTCACCGACGGGTCGGCGCCCTCGCGTCCCACTGGTGACGACCTCGAAGCCCTCGCCAACGCCGTGCGCGAGGCGGCGCGCCCGCCGGAACGCGCGGCCGGGGCGGGCGGCGCAGGTCAGGGCGGTCCCACCACCGGGGAGACCCGTCGCGGACACCTGCGCGTCCTGCGTTCGCCGGATTCCTGA
- a CDS encoding metallopeptidase family protein: MTDSTLPPPPVPPAASLPGGSPAGEPRVRRRDRHGRGMRGPVAPPQVPLSASRGELFGDLVRDSVERLERRWPQLAEVEFMIGDVPGAPGGAETGWNDEAVPLGALAEASGGRPARIVVFRRPVEIRAKSRDERAMLVHEIVVEQVAELLGLSPETVDPRYGSD, encoded by the coding sequence GTGACGGACAGCACTCTGCCTCCCCCTCCCGTGCCCCCTGCCGCCTCCCTGCCCGGCGGGTCCCCCGCTGGTGAGCCACGGGTGCGGCGGCGCGACCGGCACGGGCGCGGGATGCGCGGGCCGGTGGCTCCTCCGCAGGTTCCGCTGTCGGCCAGCCGGGGGGAGCTCTTCGGGGACCTCGTACGGGACTCCGTGGAGCGGCTGGAACGGCGGTGGCCGCAGCTGGCCGAGGTGGAGTTCATGATCGGCGACGTACCGGGGGCGCCGGGGGGCGCGGAGACCGGGTGGAACGACGAAGCGGTGCCGCTGGGGGCGTTGGCGGAGGCCTCGGGTGGGCGGCCGGCGCGGATCGTGGTGTTCCGGCGGCCGGTGGAGATTCGGGCGAAGTCTCGGGACGAGCGGGCGATGCTGGTGCACGAGATCGTGGTGGAGCAGGTCGCGGAGTTGCTCGGGCTGTCGCCCGAGACGGTGGATCCGCGGTACGGGTCGGACTAG
- a CDS encoding SIS domain-containing protein: protein MLDESLLDAPDDLARADRRGLLRGAADAGARVRTAARHAAEAGIADLRPDGRPRAVLIAGPGTAATGVADLLGALAGASAPVIRLHPTGVAHAAGALRWTLPGWAGPVDLLLIATTDGTEPGLAVLSEQAYRRGCTVVAVAPERSPLSEAVDGAHGLLVPMAKAPYQEYDESAAAGPGALWALLTPLLVLLDRVGLITAAPHTLQLVADRLDRTAERCGPAIVTYSNPAKTLASELADSLPLIWSEGAAAGPAGRRFAATLAELAGRPALAADLPEALPAHGVLLAGDFAAGADPEDFFRDRVEEPQALRARIVLLRDRPAGGLTAAPAARELALSHDTAISELEPEEGTELEQLAELLAVTDFATAYLALASGGHS, encoded by the coding sequence ATGCTCGACGAGTCACTCCTCGACGCACCTGACGATCTCGCCCGCGCCGACCGCCGCGGTCTGCTCCGCGGCGCCGCCGACGCCGGCGCACGGGTACGCACCGCGGCCCGGCACGCCGCCGAGGCCGGCATCGCGGACCTGCGCCCGGACGGCCGCCCCCGGGCGGTCCTCATCGCCGGGCCGGGTACCGCCGCCACCGGGGTCGCCGATCTGCTCGGCGCGCTCGCCGGAGCCTCCGCACCCGTGATCCGGCTGCACCCGACCGGCGTCGCGCACGCCGCCGGGGCCCTGCGCTGGACCCTGCCCGGCTGGGCCGGCCCCGTCGACCTGCTGCTCATCGCCACCACCGACGGAACCGAGCCCGGCCTCGCGGTCCTCTCCGAGCAGGCCTACCGGCGCGGCTGCACCGTCGTCGCCGTCGCCCCCGAGCGCTCGCCGCTGAGCGAAGCGGTGGACGGCGCGCACGGGCTCCTCGTACCGATGGCCAAGGCCCCGTACCAGGAGTACGACGAGTCGGCCGCGGCCGGCCCCGGCGCCCTCTGGGCCCTGCTGACCCCGCTGCTGGTGCTCCTCGACCGGGTCGGCCTGATCACCGCCGCCCCGCACACCCTGCAGCTCGTCGCCGACCGGCTCGACCGCACCGCCGAACGCTGCGGCCCCGCCATCGTCACCTACTCCAACCCGGCCAAGACCCTGGCCTCCGAGCTCGCCGACTCCCTCCCGCTCATCTGGAGCGAGGGCGCCGCCGCCGGACCCGCCGGGCGCCGCTTCGCCGCCACCCTCGCCGAACTCGCCGGCCGGCCCGCACTCGCCGCCGACCTTCCCGAGGCCCTGCCGGCCCACGGGGTCCTGCTCGCCGGCGATTTCGCCGCAGGCGCCGACCCCGAAGACTTCTTCCGCGACCGAGTGGAAGAACCGCAGGCCCTTCGCGCACGCATCGTCCTGCTGCGCGACAGGCCCGCAGGCGGACTGACAGCCGCCCCTGCCGCACGAGAGCTCGCCCTCAGCCACGACACGGCCATCAGCGAGCTCGAACCGGAGGAGGGCACAGAGCTGGAGCAGCTCGCCGAACTCCTCGCCGTCACGGATTTCGCCACCGCCTACCTGGCGTTGGCCTCCGGGGGACACAGCTGA
- a CDS encoding DUF5719 family protein has product MKQRVPLTLAAVTAALAAVTGLATLTAPAADGASTAAGGKPAARMPVERSLLVCPAPSTSDIAETLYTAITPGAASPGGKGTARLLGATKEAKPVLELKEPGKPVGAKASGAEAPALSGVADGFLAPGWSAQQTTVVSVGRTRGLLGVGCTSPGTDFWFPGVSTAKGREDYVHLTNPDDTAAVVDIKLFGPDGAVKAEAGTSENIRIDPKSSKAISLASLAPGAQLADVTAHVTTRAGRVGATAQAGEEGVGADWLPASVDAAGTLVLPGIPADATSVRLVAFAPGEEDADLKVKLAGASGSISPAGAEQLHVKAGMTASLDLKDVTRGEPGSLILSPADAKKTAVPVVAAVRVVRGTGAKQEVGFIQASAPVGTRATVVDNRPEPNATLLSLTAPAGADATVKVTASPGTEGGEPASQEVKVKGGTTQTLTLAPTAGKGAYALTVETLSGGPVHASRTLSIPRDGIPMFTVQTLTDDHSTVSVPKATQNLTVLTR; this is encoded by the coding sequence GTGAAGCAGCGCGTCCCCCTCACGCTCGCCGCCGTCACGGCCGCCCTGGCCGCCGTCACCGGCCTCGCCACCCTCACCGCGCCGGCCGCCGACGGGGCCTCCACCGCTGCCGGGGGCAAGCCCGCGGCCCGGATGCCCGTCGAGCGGTCCCTGCTGGTGTGCCCCGCGCCCAGCACCTCCGACATCGCCGAGACCCTGTACACGGCGATCACCCCGGGCGCCGCCTCCCCGGGCGGCAAGGGCACGGCCCGGCTGCTGGGCGCGACCAAGGAGGCCAAGCCCGTCCTGGAACTCAAGGAGCCCGGCAAGCCCGTGGGCGCCAAGGCCTCCGGCGCCGAGGCCCCCGCGCTGAGCGGAGTCGCCGACGGGTTCCTCGCCCCCGGCTGGAGCGCGCAGCAGACCACCGTGGTCTCGGTGGGCCGCACGCGCGGCCTGCTCGGCGTCGGCTGCACCTCGCCCGGCACCGATTTCTGGTTCCCCGGCGTGAGCACCGCCAAGGGCCGCGAGGACTACGTCCACCTCACCAACCCCGACGACACCGCGGCCGTGGTGGACATCAAGCTGTTCGGCCCGGACGGCGCGGTCAAGGCCGAAGCGGGCACCAGCGAGAACATCCGCATCGACCCGAAGTCCAGCAAGGCCATCTCCCTGGCCTCCCTCGCCCCCGGCGCACAGCTCGCGGACGTCACCGCCCACGTGACCACCCGGGCTGGCCGCGTCGGCGCCACCGCCCAGGCGGGCGAGGAAGGCGTCGGCGCCGACTGGCTGCCCGCCTCCGTGGACGCGGCGGGGACCCTGGTCCTGCCCGGCATCCCGGCGGACGCCACCTCCGTACGGCTCGTCGCCTTCGCCCCCGGCGAGGAGGACGCGGACCTCAAGGTGAAGCTGGCCGGGGCGAGCGGCTCGATCAGCCCCGCGGGCGCCGAGCAGCTCCACGTCAAGGCCGGCATGACGGCGAGCCTCGACCTCAAGGACGTCACCCGGGGCGAGCCGGGCTCCCTGATCCTCTCCCCGGCGGACGCCAAGAAGACGGCCGTCCCGGTGGTCGCCGCCGTACGGGTGGTCCGCGGCACCGGAGCCAAGCAGGAGGTCGGCTTCATCCAGGCGTCCGCCCCCGTGGGCACCCGGGCGACCGTCGTCGACAACCGCCCCGAGCCGAACGCCACCCTGCTCTCCCTCACGGCCCCGGCCGGCGCCGACGCCACGGTCAAGGTGACCGCCTCGCCGGGCACGGAGGGCGGCGAACCCGCCTCGCAGGAGGTCAAGGTCAAGGGGGGAACCACCCAGACCCTGACCCTCGCCCCGACGGCCGGCAAGGGCGCCTACGCCCTCACGGTGGAAACCCTCTCCGGCGGCCCCGTCCACGCGTCCCGCACCCTGTCGATCCCGCGCGACGGAATCCCGATGTTCACGGTCCAGACCCTCACGGACGACCACTCCACGGTCTCGGTCCCCAAGGCGACCCAAAACCTCACGGTCCTGACCCGCTAG
- the manA gene encoding mannose-6-phosphate isomerase, class I translates to MDRLTNTIRPYAWGSPTAIPELLGVAPTGEPQAEMWMGAHPGAPSRLDRGAGERALSDVIAADPEGELGVAAVAKFGPRLPFLLKLLAAGAPLSLQVHPDLTQAKAGFEDEERRGVPIDAPDRNYKDANHKPELVCALTPFEGLSGFRPALEAAALLEGLGVNSLKPYADLLRAHPEEAALREVLTAVLTSDRAEMARTVTEAAAAAERLGGPYAPYAGLVHHYPGDPGVIAAMLLNHVQLQPGEAIFLGAGIPHAYLDGLGVELMANSDNVLRCGLTPKHVDVPELLKIVVFEPGDPGVLRPEGNGEEVYETPIDEFRLSRFVLAPGGAPRVVPDATAQILLCTAGSPTAGSVKSGELTLAPGESVFVPAGEKVELSGTGTVFRATVVV, encoded by the coding sequence ATGGACCGCCTCACGAACACGATCCGCCCCTACGCCTGGGGATCGCCCACCGCGATCCCCGAGCTCCTCGGAGTCGCGCCCACCGGCGAACCCCAGGCCGAGATGTGGATGGGCGCGCACCCGGGCGCCCCCTCCCGCCTCGACCGCGGAGCGGGCGAGCGCGCCCTCTCGGACGTCATCGCGGCCGACCCCGAAGGCGAGCTGGGAGTCGCAGCCGTCGCCAAGTTCGGCCCCCGGCTGCCTTTCCTCCTCAAGCTCCTCGCCGCCGGCGCCCCGCTCTCCCTCCAGGTCCACCCCGATCTCACCCAGGCGAAGGCCGGGTTCGAGGACGAGGAGCGCCGCGGCGTCCCCATCGACGCGCCGGACCGCAACTACAAGGACGCCAATCACAAGCCCGAGCTGGTCTGCGCCCTCACCCCCTTCGAGGGCCTGTCCGGGTTCCGCCCGGCGCTGGAGGCCGCCGCCCTGCTGGAGGGCCTCGGCGTCAACTCCCTGAAGCCCTACGCCGACCTCCTGCGGGCACACCCCGAAGAGGCGGCCCTGCGCGAGGTGCTCACCGCCGTCCTGACCTCCGACCGCGCCGAGATGGCCCGTACGGTCACCGAGGCCGCGGCCGCCGCCGAGCGACTCGGCGGCCCGTACGCCCCGTACGCCGGACTGGTCCACCACTACCCGGGCGACCCGGGCGTCATCGCCGCGATGCTCCTCAACCACGTGCAACTCCAGCCCGGCGAAGCCATCTTCCTCGGCGCCGGCATTCCGCACGCCTACCTCGACGGCCTCGGCGTGGAGCTCATGGCCAACTCCGACAACGTCCTGCGCTGCGGGCTCACCCCCAAACACGTCGACGTGCCGGAGCTGCTGAAGATCGTCGTCTTCGAGCCCGGCGACCCCGGAGTCCTGCGCCCGGAGGGCAACGGCGAGGAGGTCTACGAGACCCCCATCGACGAGTTCCGGCTCTCCCGCTTCGTCCTGGCCCCCGGCGGCGCCCCCCGGGTGGTCCCCGACGCCACCGCGCAGATCCTGCTGTGCACGGCGGGCTCCCCGACGGCGGGCTCCGTGAAGTCCGGTGAACTGACCCTGGCCCCCGGCGAATCGGTCTTCGTACCGGCCGGCGAAAAGGTCGAACTGTCCGGAACCGGCACCGTCTTCCGTGCCACTGTGGTGGTCTGA
- a CDS encoding phosphomannomutase/phosphoglucomutase, whose protein sequence is MATDLSNIVKAYDVRGVVPDEWDEHLAELFGAAFVEVTGASAIVIGHDMRPSSPALSGAFARGAAARGVDVTLIGLCSTDQLYYASGKLNLPGAMFTASHNPARYNGIKLCRAGAAPVGQDTGLSTIRELAEKWSDEGAPAIPAGTVPGTVTEQDTLTGYADHLKGLVDLTAVRPLKVVVDAGNGMGGHTVPTVFTGLPLDVVPMYFELDGTFPNHEANPLDPKNIVDLQARVLAEGADLGIAFDGDADRCFIVDERGEGVSPSAITALVAARELARNGGTGTVIHNLITSWSVPEVVRENGGTPVRTRVGHSFIKEEMAKSGAIFGGEHSAHYYFKDFWNADTGMLAALHVLAALGGQDGPLSELVSSYDRYAGSGEINSTVADQTARLAAVKAAYGSTEGVTLDELDGLTATSTDWWFNVRASNTEPLLRLNVEARDEATLAKVRDEVLALIRA, encoded by the coding sequence GTGGCCACCGATCTTTCGAACATCGTCAAGGCGTACGACGTACGGGGCGTTGTGCCGGACGAGTGGGACGAGCACCTGGCCGAACTGTTCGGTGCCGCCTTCGTCGAGGTGACCGGTGCCTCGGCGATCGTCATCGGCCACGACATGCGGCCCTCCTCCCCGGCCCTGTCCGGCGCCTTCGCCCGCGGCGCGGCCGCCCGCGGCGTCGACGTCACCCTCATCGGGCTGTGCTCCACCGACCAGCTGTACTACGCCTCCGGCAAGCTGAACCTGCCCGGCGCGATGTTCACGGCCTCGCACAACCCGGCGCGGTACAACGGCATCAAGCTCTGCCGGGCCGGCGCCGCCCCGGTCGGCCAGGACACCGGCCTCTCCACGATCCGCGAGCTCGCCGAGAAGTGGAGCGACGAGGGCGCCCCGGCGATCCCCGCCGGCACCGTCCCGGGCACCGTCACCGAGCAGGACACCCTCACCGGCTACGCCGACCACCTGAAGGGCCTGGTCGACCTCACCGCCGTCCGCCCGCTCAAGGTGGTCGTCGACGCGGGCAACGGCATGGGCGGGCACACCGTCCCCACCGTCTTCACGGGCCTCCCGCTGGACGTGGTCCCCATGTACTTCGAACTGGACGGGACCTTCCCGAACCACGAGGCCAACCCCCTCGACCCGAAGAACATCGTCGACCTCCAGGCCCGCGTCCTGGCCGAGGGCGCCGACCTCGGCATCGCCTTCGACGGCGACGCCGACCGCTGCTTCATCGTCGACGAGCGCGGCGAGGGCGTCTCCCCGTCCGCCATCACCGCACTGGTCGCGGCCCGCGAACTGGCCCGCAACGGCGGCACCGGCACCGTGATCCACAACCTGATCACCTCCTGGTCCGTGCCCGAGGTCGTCCGCGAGAACGGCGGCACCCCCGTCCGCACCCGCGTCGGCCACTCCTTCATCAAGGAGGAGATGGCCAAGTCCGGCGCCATCTTCGGCGGCGAGCACTCGGCGCACTACTACTTCAAGGACTTCTGGAACGCGGACACCGGCATGCTCGCCGCGCTCCACGTCCTGGCGGCCCTCGGCGGCCAGGACGGCCCCCTCTCGGAGCTGGTCTCCTCCTACGACCGCTACGCGGGCTCGGGGGAGATCAACTCGACCGTCGCCGACCAGACGGCCCGCCTCGCCGCCGTCAAGGCGGCCTACGGCTCCACCGAGGGCGTCACCCTGGACGAACTGGACGGCCTCACCGCGACCAGCACCGACTGGTGGTTCAACGTCCGCGCCTCCAACACCGAGCCGCTCCTGCGCCTGAACGTGGAGGCCCGGGACGAGGCCACCCTCGCCAAGGTCCGCGACGAGGTCCTGGCGCTCATCCGCGCGTAG
- a CDS encoding Trm112 family protein — translation MPLEAGLLEILACPACHSPLEDKSADEQSPELICTGGQDCGLAYPVRDGIPVLLVDEARRPA, via the coding sequence ATGCCGCTCGAAGCCGGCCTCCTGGAGATCCTCGCCTGCCCCGCCTGCCACTCGCCCCTGGAGGACAAGTCGGCCGACGAGCAGAGCCCCGAGCTGATCTGCACCGGAGGCCAGGACTGCGGTCTCGCCTACCCGGTCCGCGACGGCATTCCGGTACTCCTCGTCGACGAGGCGCGCCGCCCCGCCTGA
- a CDS encoding fructose-specific PTS transporter subunit EIIC, which yields MTSPAGPPEGGDASGRKPVKIVAVTACPTGIAHTYMAAEKLQQAGERLGVSIKVETQGSIGAENVLSDNDVREADAVIIAADKEVDLDRFAGKRVLSTGVADGIHKPEELIQRAQSAPVQAGTSAAAGSGGGAGGGHQRSQAYKALMNGVSHMIPFVVVGGLLLAVSLSLGGHPDAKGGLVIPDGTFWFYVNKLGVTGFSLMLPIFSGYIAYALGDRPALVPGMIGGFLAADAVHIYGADANAGFLGAIATGFLAGYLVMWIKKVKVPKVIQPIMPIIVIPIVSTVALGLFYIYVIGQPISWVFTHLTSWLNGMTGSSAIVLGTIIGLMIAFDMGGPVNKTAFLVAVGLIGTNNHVMGMAAAAIPVMPLGQGLATLLRRKLYSDEEKETGLAALFMGFFGISEGAIPFAAARPAQVIPANMLGGAVAGAIAGVAGVQDSVPHGGPIVSLFGAISGVAMFFVAIAAGAVVTALATNALIEFKLRREGVIGGGSAGLAPEPALVGAGVPVGAGGGGGAASAAGAGAAVAAVRAQQPAAAAPVAAGGTPEVLSGYLTEQTVKTELSSGSKEAAIREMAEMLATTGNVTDVDELVRVALAREAQGTTGLGESIAIPHAKTDAVSRPTVGFARSDEGIEWGALDGTKARLVFMISVPEAAAGDEHLRILALLSRKLMDTGFRERLQAAPGKAAILDVLREIQ from the coding sequence GTGACCAGTCCGGCAGGCCCTCCCGAAGGCGGGGACGCGAGCGGGCGCAAGCCCGTGAAGATCGTCGCCGTTACCGCGTGCCCCACCGGTATCGCGCACACGTACATGGCCGCGGAGAAGCTCCAGCAGGCCGGCGAGCGTCTCGGCGTCTCGATCAAGGTGGAGACCCAAGGCTCGATCGGGGCCGAGAACGTGCTCTCTGACAACGATGTCAGGGAAGCGGACGCCGTCATCATCGCCGCCGACAAGGAGGTCGACCTCGACCGGTTCGCCGGCAAGCGGGTCCTCTCCACGGGCGTCGCGGACGGCATCCACAAGCCGGAGGAGCTGATCCAGCGCGCCCAGAGCGCGCCGGTGCAGGCCGGGACCTCGGCGGCGGCGGGCTCGGGCGGTGGCGCCGGTGGCGGCCACCAGCGCAGTCAGGCGTACAAGGCGCTGATGAACGGCGTCTCGCACATGATCCCGTTCGTGGTCGTGGGCGGTCTGCTGCTCGCCGTCTCGCTGTCCCTCGGCGGGCACCCGGACGCCAAGGGCGGGCTGGTCATTCCCGACGGGACCTTCTGGTTCTACGTCAACAAGCTCGGCGTGACCGGCTTCTCCCTGATGCTGCCGATCTTCTCCGGCTACATCGCCTACGCACTGGGCGACCGGCCCGCCCTCGTACCCGGCATGATCGGCGGCTTCCTCGCCGCGGACGCCGTGCACATCTACGGGGCCGATGCGAACGCCGGCTTCCTGGGCGCCATCGCGACGGGCTTCCTCGCGGGCTATCTGGTCATGTGGATCAAGAAGGTCAAGGTCCCCAAGGTCATCCAGCCGATCATGCCGATCATCGTGATCCCGATCGTGTCGACCGTGGCGTTGGGCCTGTTCTACATCTATGTGATCGGGCAACCGATCTCCTGGGTCTTCACGCACCTGACCAGCTGGCTGAACGGGATGACCGGATCCAGCGCGATCGTGCTGGGCACCATCATCGGCCTGATGATCGCCTTCGACATGGGCGGTCCGGTCAACAAGACCGCCTTCCTCGTCGCCGTCGGACTCATCGGCACCAACAACCACGTCATGGGCATGGCCGCCGCGGCCATCCCCGTCATGCCGCTCGGCCAGGGCCTGGCCACGCTGCTGCGCCGCAAGCTCTACAGCGACGAGGAGAAGGAAACCGGCCTCGCCGCCCTGTTCATGGGCTTCTTCGGCATCTCCGAAGGAGCGATCCCCTTCGCCGCGGCCCGGCCCGCCCAGGTCATCCCCGCCAACATGCTCGGCGGCGCGGTGGCCGGTGCGATCGCCGGTGTGGCCGGGGTCCAGGACTCCGTGCCGCACGGCGGCCCGATCGTCTCGCTGTTCGGTGCGATCAGCGGCGTCGCGATGTTCTTCGTGGCCATCGCGGCCGGTGCGGTCGTGACCGCCCTGGCGACGAACGCCCTGATCGAGTTCAAGCTGCGCCGGGAGGGCGTGATCGGCGGCGGGTCCGCGGGTCTCGCGCCGGAGCCGGCCCTGGTCGGCGCGGGTGTCCCCGTGGGCGCCGGCGGTGGTGGCGGTGCGGCTTCCGCCGCGGGTGCGGGAGCGGCCGTTGCGGCCGTACGGGCACAGCAGCCGGCGGCCGCGGCTCCGGTGGCCGCGGGCGGGACCCCGGAGGTGCTGTCCGGGTACCTCACCGAGCAGACCGTGAAGACGGAGCTGTCCTCCGGTTCCAAGGAGGCCGCGATCCGCGAGATGGCGGAGATGCTGGCCACGACCGGCAACGTCACCGACGTGGACGAGCTCGTACGGGTCGCCCTGGCCCGGGAGGCGCAGGGCACGACCGGCCTCGGCGAGTCCATCGCCATCCCGCACGCCAAGACGGACGCGGTGAGCCGCCCGACGGTGGGCTTCGCCCGGTCCGACGAGGGCATCGAGTGGGGCGCGCTGGACGGGACGAAGGCCAGGCTGGTCTTCATGATCTCCGTACCGGAGGCCGCGGCCGGGGACGAGCACCTGCGGATCCTGGCACTGCTGTCGCGCAAGCTGATGGACACCGGCTTCCGGGAGCGCCTGCAGGCCGCCCCCGGCAAGGCCGCGATCCTGGACGTGCTGCGCGAGATCCAGTAG